The following are encoded together in the Desulfurella sp. genome:
- a CDS encoding acyltransferase: protein MTLKNPNVSSSIKYRPDVDGLRAIAVLAVILYHANLMLFSGGYIGVDIFFVISGYLITSITVNELNKDKFTFINFYIRRVKRLFPALFTLIIATFIFGYFYLLPDNYKTLGFSSMFTVFYLSNIYFMRLKGGYFAPDVDSLPLIHTWSLGVEEQYYLFYPAFLV from the coding sequence ATGACATTGAAAAACCCAAATGTATCAAGTTCAATTAAATATAGGCCAGATGTAGATGGATTAAGAGCTATTGCGGTTTTAGCAGTAATTTTATACCATGCAAATTTAATGTTGTTTTCTGGCGGCTATATTGGTGTCGATATTTTCTTTGTGATTTCTGGTTACTTAATTACATCTATAACGGTAAATGAACTTAACAAAGATAAATTCACTTTCATAAATTTTTACATAAGAAGGGTTAAAAGATTATTTCCTGCATTATTTACACTTATTATAGCTACTTTTATTTTTGGTTATTTTTACTTATTACCTGACAACTATAAAACTTTGGGTTTTTCCTCAATGTTTACTGTATTTTACCTGTCAAATATTTATTTTATGAGGTTAAAAGGTGGATACTTTGCTCCAGATGTAGATTCTTTGCCACTTATACATACATGGTCTTTAGGCGTTGAAGAGCAGTATTATTTATTCTACCCTGCTTTTTTGGTAAT
- the gmd gene encoding GDP-mannose 4,6-dehydratase — translation MKKALITGIRGQDGAYLAKLLLEKGYKVYGADRRSGDSGNWRLKELDIEQDVEIIYMDLLELTNIRHVISKIMPDEVYNLAAQSFVGVSFEQPILTADIDAIGVLRLLESLRDIKPDTKFYQASTSEMFGKVREIPQTENTPFYPRSPYAVSKVFAHYISVNYREAYNMFTACGILFNHESELRGLEFVTRKTTYAIARIKHGLQDKLVLGNLDSKRDWGYAPEYVYGMYLMLQQDKPDDYVLATGETHTIREFVEKAFEIAGFDIEWSGEGIASKGIDKRTGKVLVEVSKDFYRPSEVELLIGNPQKAKEKLGWQSNTKFDKLVQIMMEADLKRIEREFK, via the coding sequence ATGAAAAAAGCACTGATAACAGGCATTAGAGGTCAAGATGGCGCATATCTTGCAAAGCTTTTGCTGGAAAAAGGCTACAAGGTATACGGAGCAGACAGACGCAGCGGTGATTCTGGCAACTGGAGGCTAAAAGAGCTTGACATAGAGCAGGATGTAGAAATTATCTATATGGATCTTTTAGAGCTTACGAACATCCGCCATGTAATATCAAAAATCATGCCAGATGAAGTGTATAACTTGGCAGCACAAAGCTTTGTAGGTGTATCGTTTGAACAGCCGATACTAACAGCAGATATTGACGCAATAGGTGTTTTAAGACTGCTTGAGTCACTAAGAGATATAAAACCGGACACAAAGTTTTATCAGGCATCTACTTCAGAGATGTTTGGCAAAGTAAGGGAGATTCCTCAAACAGAAAACACACCTTTTTATCCCAGAAGCCCATATGCGGTATCCAAAGTTTTTGCGCACTATATAAGCGTAAACTATAGAGAAGCCTATAATATGTTTACAGCCTGCGGTATACTGTTTAACCACGAATCAGAGCTAAGAGGTCTTGAATTTGTAACAAGGAAAACCACATATGCCATAGCTCGCATAAAGCATGGTCTGCAGGATAAACTTGTCCTTGGCAACCTTGACTCAAAAAGAGACTGGGGCTATGCGCCAGAGTATGTATATGGTATGTATCTTATGCTTCAGCAGGATAAACCTGATGATTATGTTCTTGCAACGGGTGAAACGCACACAATAAGAGAATTTGTGGAAAAAGCATTTGAAATAGCAGGTTTTGATATAGAATGGTCTGGAGAAGGCATTGCTTCCAAAGGCATAGACAAAAGGACTGGAAAAGTATTGGTAGAAGTATCAAAAGATTTCTACAGACCATCAGAAGTAGAGCTCTTAATTGGCAATCCACAAAAAGCAAAAGAAAAATTAGGATGGCAATCAAATACAAAATTTGATAAATTGGTACAGATTATGATGGAAGCTGATCTAAAAAGAATTGAAAGAGAATTTAAATGA